ATTCTGGCTTACGAGGTGGCCCGCCAGCTGGAGCGGCTGACCGGTCGGCCCGTCCGGGCCATCTTCACGGAGAAGACGGAGGACGGCGGCATGGCGCTGAAGCGTCAGTGGCGGCTGCGGTCCGGCGAACGGGTGTTGGTGGTGGAGGACGCGATCACCACCGGCGGGTCGGTTGTCAAGGCCATCGCAGCCCTTCAGGCGTATCAGCCGGCGCTGGTCGGCGTCGGCTGCATCGTGGACCGCTCACGGGGCGCCGTTGATTTCGGCGTGCCCCTGCGCCCGCTGATCCGGGTGGACGTGGAGTCCTGGCCGCCGGATCGGTGTCCGCTCTGCCTGGCCGGGGTGCCTGTGGTGAAGCCGAAGGCGTAGTTAGCACTCATCGTCTCCGAGTGCTAACTGCCCCTTGAATCTGTATTCCCACCCAGGTAAAATTACGTCATGATTCCTCAGCAAGGGGGGAGACAGGCATGCCGATCTACGAGTTCAGGTGCAACGCATGCAATCACCTCTTCGAAGAACTGGTCCCGCTGAATACCACGGGTGAGAATCAGAAGTGCCCTGAGTGCGGGCACGTTGGCGCAAGGCGGCTGGTCTCCGCCTTCGCTGCGCACGGTCTGGAGAACGGGCATATTGCGGTGGGGCAGAAGCTGACGAGCCTGGACAAGGCCCGGGCGTCCGGCAAGTCCGAGAGCAAGTCCGGCGAGAGCAAGTCCTCGGGCGAGAGCGCCAGCAAGTCGGCGTAAGCGGAGTCCACTGGGGAGAGACCGGCTGCGGCCGGTCTCTCTTGCTGTTGGATTTCGTCAAGTGGTATCATGCTGGGGAGGGAGGGGACACGGAATGCGGCGAATCAAGTACAGAGACGAAGAGTACCTGGTTCACACCCGTTCTGGCATGCGGCTGATCGACGCTCTGGTGGAGCAGGGCGTCCCCGTCACCTGTGACTGCGACGGCAGGGCGCACACCACCGAGCAGTGCCTGGTGCAGTGGCCGAAGGATACGGCCTTCCTTCTTACTGAGCCCACCGAGTTCGAGCGCCGGCAGCTGGGCGACCGCTTGGAGAAGGGGCACCGGCTCGCCTGCCAGGCGCTGTTCAAGTGATCCGCACGTGAAGGGAGCACCGACCCGCGTCGGTGCTCCCTTTTTCCGCGCCCATCCCTCCGGTCCGAACGTTGCGGGGCGGGCGGGTGGAGAAGGACCGGCCGCGGTTCGGGAGGGGGGCCAGGCACCCGTAGGGTCTCTGGACTATCCGTTCTGTTCGCACCGACTGTTGGTGTCGCCCGCCATCCTGCCGGCCCGCCCGGATGCCGCCGGTTCGTCGAGATCACCCGCACGGGTGATCTGTCCCGGTCTGGACAACGAACTCGTGTTCGCTACAATGGAACTCGGATCCCGAAACGGGAGGTGCCTCCACGATGTCTGCCCGGTTGCCCGGCCTGAGGCCGTCCCCTGCACCGTCCCTTGCACCGTCCCCGCCGGTTGGGCAGGAAGGATGGACGCCGAAGGCGTGTCCCTGGTGTGGGGCAACAGGGCAGGTGACCCGATGCGGCGGGTTCCGGACGGCGTCTGGTCGGCGTGTGCAGCGCTACCGCTGCGGGGCCTGCTGCCGAACGTTCAGCCGGAACACCGGTACCCCGAGCTACCGGCTCCACAAACCCTCGGCTTGGCAGGCCATGATCGAACTCCTCGCGGAGAGCCTGCCGCTGCGGCGGGTCGCGTCCCGCCTGAACATCAGCGTGTCGACGGCGTTCCGCTGGCGCCACCGCGCCCTGACGGTGCTGAGCGCCCGCGACCGGAAGCCGCTGTCCGGCGACGTCAGGGTGGAGACCTTTCTTGTGAAGTACTCAGAAAAGGGCAGCAGAGTCTGCCACGGCCCGGGTAGCTGGGGGTACTGGAACGTCGTCCGCAAGGGGGAGGAGCCCGTCGGCCGGGTGCGATCGGGCCAGTCAGCCGGCCGGCGCCGCTTCCGGCTCTTGATCGATGGCAGGCCGCTGCACGTGATGGTGGCTGAGACCGACACCGGGTATGAGTTCGACATCCTGGGGCAGGGCAGGCGCAACGCGGAGATGGTGGCGGCCGGCCTCGCCAGGTTGATCCGGCCCGGTTCACGCGTGTTTGCGTTCGGCGGATCCGAGTACCGGCGGGCCTGTGAAACGCTGGGCTGCGAACATCACGATGGGGTTGCCGCCGTGAGCCGCTGGTTCCAGTGCCTTCGCGGCGCCGAGGAGGGTGGCGCGAGCCGTGGGGCTGAGGAGGTGACCACACCGGAGGTCCGTTTTCCCAACCTCCCGATTTGGTGGCTTCGCCGTTTCCGCGGTGTAGCCACCAAGTACCTGGGCCATTACCTGGCGTGGTTCCGCGACATCGTGCGGATCGTGGAGTTTCCTGCTGGGGCGAACATGGCATCGGCGGACGGGCGCGCCTTGCTGCGCAGACCCGCTGACTGGGGGGTGCCGCCGACCTGATGGACCGTGGACTGCCGTGAGCGCGCGGTGACGGCCTCGGCCTGCCATCGTTCGGCCCAGTTTCGACGCGCCGCTGGTGCCCTCTGTCCTGGGGTCGCCGGGCCCCTTCGCTACGGGCACTTCCTTCCACAGGCCACACTGGCTCGAGAGCGAGCAGATGGACCACCTCCCGCCGCCGCCCGGCGCCCCGGCGCCCGGCGCCTGGCGCCTGGCGCCTGGCACCTGGCATTTGGCACCTGGCATTTGGCACCTGGCATTTGGCACTTGGCACTTGGCACCTGGTACTTGGCACCTGGCACCTGGCGCTTGGCGCCTGGCGTCAACAGTGGCTGCGAACAGAACGGATGGGCTGCGTCCCCACCTCTCAGCCCCCGTCCGGGGGCAGGGTCTGGCTGTGAACCTTTCCCGCGCCGCACGCGCTCCTAACAGGCAGATGAGACCGGAATCGGATGCGCACAGGGGGAGGAATGCAGGGATGATCGTGACGACGACCCCTTCCGTTGAGGGGCGCCAGATCGCCGAGTACCTCGGGATTGTAAGCGCCGAGGCCATCATGGGCGCCAACTTTTTCCGTGACCTCGCCGCCTCGATCACGGACCTGATCGGCGGCCGGGCAGGTTCTTATGAGTCCAAGCTGCGTGAGGGCCGGGAAGAATGTCTCCGGGAGCTGGTGGCCGAGGCGGCGCGGCTGGGCGCGGACGCCGTGGTCGGGGTCGATATCGACTACGAGGTCGTCGGAGAATCCATGCTGATGGTTACCGCCAGCGGCACGGCCGTTCGGTTGCGCTGAGCCAGTCTCTCCCGGGAGTCTGGCCCGCGTCGGGCACATGGTCGGGTGTTCCGCGGGGATGCTATGGCGGGGGTGATCGCGACGGAGCAGACCAACCTGGCAGCCGTTTCCCTGCTCTCTGAAGCCCGTTTCACCAAGCGCATCTGCTTCAGCAACCCGCAGGTCCTGGTGTTCGTGCTCACCTTTGCGCCGGGCCAGGAGCTGCCGAAGCACAGGCACCCCGGTTCCACGCTCGTGGTTCACGTCACGGGGGGATCCGGGGTCGTGGTCGCAGACGGCCGTGAGACGCCGGTTGCGGCCGGCGACATCCTGCTGGTGGAGGGCGAAGAGGAGTTCGCCGTGCGCAATACGGGCAGCGAGGCCCTGGTGCTTCTGGCCAGCCTGAGCCCGAACCCTTCGGACCCGCGCTACGCGCAGCCCGTGGGGTGATCTCGCTCCTGGGCCGACAGCGGGGAGCGCCGAGTCTTCGCACCAAGAAACCAGGTGAGTAGCAGCAGGGGAGGAATCTGCACTTGAGCAAGGTGATCGTTGCACCCGGCAAGTACATCCAAGGCCCGGGGGAGTTGGACCGGCTGGCCGAACACACCGGCCAGCTCGGGGCGCACGCCTTCGTCATCGCCGACGAGTTTGTCATGAATCTGACCGGTGACCGCGTGACCGCCAGCTATGCCAAGGCAGGGGCCGCGGTGACGATGGAACGCTTCCAGGGGGAGATCACCCAGGCCGAGATCGAGCGGCTGACGGCGCGCTGCAAGGAGTCTCAGGCCGACGTGGTGGTGGGCATCGGCGGCGGGAAAACGTTGGATTCCGCCAAGGCAGTCGCCTACTACTGCGGCAATCTGCCCGCAGTCGTCGTGCCGACCGTGGCCTCCACGGACGCGCCGTGCAGCGCCCTGTCGGTGATCTACAAGGAGGACGGCTCGTTCGAACGGTATCTGTTCCTGCCGTCGAACCCGGCTGTCGTCGTCGTCGATACGGCGATCATCGCCAACGCGCCCGTCCGACTCCTGGTCGCGGGCATGGGCGACGCGCTCGCCACCTACTTTGAGGCGCGCGCGGCCCAGCGGGCCCACAAGCTGAACATCGTCGGAGGACACGGCACGCAGGCGGCCATGGCGCTGGCCCGGCTCTGCTACGACACCCTGCTTCAGGAGGGCATCAAGGCCAAGGCTGCGGCCGAGGCGCACGTGATCACCGAGGCCCTGGAGCGGATCGTCGAGGCCAACACCTACCTCAGCGGGCTGGGTTTTGAAAGCTGCGGGCTGGCGGCCGCCCACGCGATCCACAACGGCCTGTCCGCCCTGGAGGAGACCCACGGCGCCTACCACGGCGAGAAGGTGGCCTTCGGCACCCTCGCGCAGCTCGTCCTCGAGAACGCGCCCCTGGACGAGATCGAGGAGGTCATCGAGTTCTGCCTGAACGTGGGCCTGCCGGTGACGCTCGCAGATCTGGGGGTGCACACGGTCCGGGAGGAGCAGATCCGCCGGGTGGCTGAGCTGTCCTGCGCCGAAGGGGAAACCATCTTCAACATGCCGTTCGAGGTGACGCCGGAGAAGGTGTACGCCGCCATCCTGACGGCTGACCGGCTGGGTCACCTGTACAAGGGCGGTTGATGCGCCGAGCCCGGCCCCCAGGGGGCCGGGCTCGATGACACTCACGGCCTGTCCCGCACACCCCCGCCCGCAGCGGGAGGGTTTGGCAGCCGCGTTGTGGAAGGTTGCAAAGGCTGCACCCGGGCGGTCCTCCCGGGGCGCGGCGGCACAACTTCCAGTAAGGGTGGCGTTCGCCGCATGAGACGCACCAGCCTGACGCGCCGTCTTTCCGCCCTGCTTGCGTGCTTTCTTCTTGCCCTGTCGGTCCCGCCGGCCCCGGCGGGTGCCGCCGACCCGCCGTCCCCGGCCCCCGTCGCGCCGCTGATTCCCGCGGCCTCGGAGGTGAAGGGCGTCTATCTCACCGCCTGGAACGCGGGTGACCCTGCCTTCCTGGACGGGATTCTGGACCTGATCGCACGCACCGAACTCTACGCCGTGGTGGTCGACGTCAAGGACGACTCCGGCCGTGTTGCCATTGCCACCGACGAAGCCACGGCCACCCAAGCCGGGGCGGTAAGGGCCTTCCTGCGGGATCCGAAGGCGTTCACGGCGGACCTGCACCGGCGGGGTATCTACGCCATCGCCCGGATCGTCGCCTTCAAGGATCCCATCGTCGCCCCGGCCCGCCCCGACTGGGCCGTGCGCCACGCCTCCGGGGGGATCTGGCGGGACTGGAACGGGGTCGCCTGGCTCAATCCTTACAACCGGGAAGCCTGGGACTACGTGATCCGCATCGCCCGGGCTGCCGCAGAGGCCGGCTTCGACGAGATCCAGTTCGACTACGTTCGCTTCCCCACCGACGGCGACCTGAGCGCGACCCGGTACCCCGGCAGCGACGGCCGGGACTACGCGGCGGCGGTGGCGGACTTCCTGGCCCATGCCCGGGAGGAGCTGGCCCCTTACGGGGTGCTGGTCAGTGCCGACGTGTTCGGCCTGGTCACCTCCGCCCGGGACGACATGGGCATCGGCCAGCGGCTGGAGGAGATCGCCGGCGCGGTGGACTATGTCTCGCCCATGCTCTACCCTAGCCACTACGAGAGGGGCAACCTGGGCCTGTCCAACCCCAACGCCATGCCGTACGAAACCGTCCACCGGGCGCTGTCGGACGCCCGGGACCGCATCCTGGCGGCCGGGCTGGACAGCCGCACGGCGGTGCGGCCGTGGCTGCAGGACTTCTCGATGGGCTACCCCTACGGGCCGGATGAGGTTCGGGCGCAGATCCGGGCGACCTACGACGCCGGCTACAGCAGCTGGCTGCTCTGGAACGCGGCCAACCGGTACACCGCGGCGGCCCTGCAGGCCGGCGACACCGCACCGCCCCGGTCCCTCCCGCCGTCGGAAGTGGGGGAAGCGGTGACGGTGGTCCTGAACGGCCGCACGGTGACGTTCACAGACGTGGCGCCCTTCGTCGCCCGGAGCACGGGCCGGACGCTGGTGCCGCTGCGGGACCTGGCGGCGGCCCTGGGCGGCCGGGTCGACTGGGACGCCGCCACCGGCACGGCGCGGATCACCCTGGGCAGCCGCACGATCGCCGTCACGCCGGGCAGCGCCGAGGCGCAGGTGGACGGGCAGCCCGTGGTCCTGTCCCAGCCGGCGGTGCTCTGGCAGGGGCGGACGCTGGTGCCGCTGCGGTTCGTCAGCCAGGCGTTTGGCGCCCAGGTCGACTGGGACGGCGCGGCCAGGCGGGTGCTGATCCGCACGACGCCCTGATGCGGAAAGGAGAAGTGAGGTGCAGGGCATGAAGCTCTCGATTCTGGATCTGTCGCCCATTCCGTCAGGGTCTACCGCCAGTCAGGCCCTGCAGAACACCCTGGAGCTCGCCCAGCTGGCCGACCGGCTGGGCTACGAGCGTTACTGGCTGGCGGAGCATCACAACACCGCCGCCATCGCCAGCGTGGCGCCGGAGATCATGATCGGCCAGGTGGCCCGGGTCACCCGTCGCATCCGCGTCGGCGCAGGGGGCATCATGCTGCCCAACCATGCCCCCCTGAAGGTGGCCGAGGCCTTCCTCACCCTGGAGGCGCTGTTCCCCGGCCGGATCGACCTGGGCATCGGCCGGGCCCCGGGTACGGACCCCGTGACCGCCCGCGCCCTGCGGCGGACGGCCTCCCTGGGGGCAGAGGACTTCCCCGAACAGCTGGCCGACCTGTTCCACTTCGCCCGGGGGGACTTCCCGGAGGGCCACCCCTTCCGCAGCGTGCAGGCCACGCCGCCGGGCGTGCCGCTGCCGCCGGTCTGGCTGCTGGGCTCCAGCGATTACAGCGCCCGGCTGGCCGCCCGGCTGGGGCTGGCTTTCAGCTTTGCCGCCCACTTCAGCCCCTTCGACCCGGTGCTGCCGATGCGGCTGTACCGGGCGCAGTTCCGTCCGTCCGAGCACCGGGCGGAGCCCCACGCGATTCTGGCGGTCGCAGCCATCTGCGCCGACACCCGGGCGGAGGCCGAGCGGCTGGCCCGGGCCCTGGACCTCTTCTGGCTGCAGATCCGCCGCGGGGAACGGCGACCGCTGCCGAGCCCGGAGGAGGCCGAGGCCTACCCGTGGACGGCGGAGGAGCTGGCCGCCGTGCAGGAGCACCGGCGCTTGCTCTTCCTGGGCGAACCCGACGAGGTCGCCGCCGGGATCCGGTCGCTGGCGCTGGCGACCCAGGCCGACGAGGTCATGGTGGTTTCCCACATCCACGACCACCGGCAGCGGCTGCGTTCCTACGAACTGTTGGCCGAGGCCTTCGCGCTGGACCGTACCTGAAGAGGCCGGGGAACTCCCAGGCCGTGTTTTTGCGGCGCAGCCCCGCATCGTCGTCTTCACCACACCGACCTGCCCCTGGTGCCGTAGGG
The nucleotide sequence above comes from Symbiobacterium thermophilum IAM 14863. Encoded proteins:
- a CDS encoding helix-turn-helix domain-containing protein, which encodes MIELLAESLPLRRVASRLNISVSTAFRWRHRALTVLSARDRKPLSGDVRVETFLVKYSEKGSRVCHGPGSWGYWNVVRKGEEPVGRVRSGQSAGRRRFRLLIDGRPLHVMVAETDTGYEFDILGQGRRNAEMVAAGLARLIRPGSRVFAFGGSEYRRACETLGCEHHDGVAAVSRWFQCLRGAEEGGASRGAEEVTTPEVRFPNLPIWWLRRFRGVATKYLGHYLAWFRDIVRIVEFPAGANMASADGRALLRRPADWGVPPT
- a CDS encoding FmdB family zinc ribbon protein, which produces MPIYEFRCNACNHLFEELVPLNTTGENQKCPECGHVGARRLVSAFAAHGLENGHIAVGQKLTSLDKARASGKSESKSGESKSSGESASKSA
- a CDS encoding LLM class flavin-dependent oxidoreductase — its product is MKLSILDLSPIPSGSTASQALQNTLELAQLADRLGYERYWLAEHHNTAAIASVAPEIMIGQVARVTRRIRVGAGGIMLPNHAPLKVAEAFLTLEALFPGRIDLGIGRAPGTDPVTARALRRTASLGAEDFPEQLADLFHFARGDFPEGHPFRSVQATPPGVPLPPVWLLGSSDYSARLAARLGLAFSFAAHFSPFDPVLPMRLYRAQFRPSEHRAEPHAILAVAAICADTRAEAERLARALDLFWLQIRRGERRPLPSPEEAEAYPWTAEELAAVQEHRRLLFLGEPDEVAAGIRSLALATQADEVMVVSHIHDHRQRLRSYELLAEAFALDRT
- a CDS encoding cupin domain-containing protein: MIATEQTNLAAVSLLSEARFTKRICFSNPQVLVFVLTFAPGQELPKHRHPGSTLVVHVTGGSGVVVADGRETPVAAGDILLVEGEEEFAVRNTGSEALVLLASLSPNPSDPRYAQPVG
- a CDS encoding glycerol dehydrogenase, encoding MSKVIVAPGKYIQGPGELDRLAEHTGQLGAHAFVIADEFVMNLTGDRVTASYAKAGAAVTMERFQGEITQAEIERLTARCKESQADVVVGIGGGKTLDSAKAVAYYCGNLPAVVVPTVASTDAPCSALSVIYKEDGSFERYLFLPSNPAVVVVDTAIIANAPVRLLVAGMGDALATYFEARAAQRAHKLNIVGGHGTQAAMALARLCYDTLLQEGIKAKAAAEAHVITEALERIVEANTYLSGLGFESCGLAAAHAIHNGLSALEETHGAYHGEKVAFGTLAQLVLENAPLDEIEEVIEFCLNVGLPVTLADLGVHTVREEQIRRVAELSCAEGETIFNMPFEVTPEKVYAAILTADRLGHLYKGG
- a CDS encoding putative glycoside hydrolase, whose protein sequence is MRRTSLTRRLSALLACFLLALSVPPAPAGAADPPSPAPVAPLIPAASEVKGVYLTAWNAGDPAFLDGILDLIARTELYAVVVDVKDDSGRVAIATDEATATQAGAVRAFLRDPKAFTADLHRRGIYAIARIVAFKDPIVAPARPDWAVRHASGGIWRDWNGVAWLNPYNREAWDYVIRIARAAAEAGFDEIQFDYVRFPTDGDLSATRYPGSDGRDYAAAVADFLAHAREELAPYGVLVSADVFGLVTSARDDMGIGQRLEEIAGAVDYVSPMLYPSHYERGNLGLSNPNAMPYETVHRALSDARDRILAAGLDSRTAVRPWLQDFSMGYPYGPDEVRAQIRATYDAGYSSWLLWNAANRYTAAALQAGDTAPPRSLPPSEVGEAVTVVLNGRTVTFTDVAPFVARSTGRTLVPLRDLAAALGGRVDWDAATGTARITLGSRTIAVTPGSAEAQVDGQPVVLSQPAVLWQGRTLVPLRFVSQAFGAQVDWDGAARRVLIRTTP
- a CDS encoding YbjQ family protein, whose amino-acid sequence is MIVTTTPSVEGRQIAEYLGIVSAEAIMGANFFRDLAASITDLIGGRAGSYESKLREGREECLRELVAEAARLGADAVVGVDIDYEVVGESMLMVTASGTAVRLR
- the pyrE gene encoding orotate phosphoribosyltransferase — its product is MTLGLTPEEVLDILRATGALLEGHFQLTSGRHSDRFFLMPHTLQHPLQTERLCRALAARFQEDEVETVVGPATGGIILAYEVARQLERLTGRPVRAIFTEKTEDGGMALKRQWRLRSGERVLVVEDAITTGGSVVKAIAALQAYQPALVGVGCIVDRSRGAVDFGVPLRPLIRVDVESWPPDRCPLCLAGVPVVKPKA